From Syntrophorhabdaceae bacterium, one genomic window encodes:
- a CDS encoding PilZ domain-containing protein — protein sequence MKKDLTICFRTSDDLRTSLEKIATDERRSLSSIIETILYDFLKQKKALQSLKKERRRYPRKPVSFPTFVYKSGSEEQALQPGTIVDISLGGIRILIPYEAKVDEAANIGTLFTLPNEKIPLKMHCAVNRVIPAEENIKEVGASFVDSDFASYQKLQNYLVQ from the coding sequence ATGAAAAAGGATCTCACAATATGTTTCCGCACCAGCGATGATTTACGTACCTCTCTTGAAAAGATCGCCACTGATGAAAGGCGCTCCCTGTCATCGATCATCGAAACAATACTCTATGATTTCCTGAAGCAGAAGAAGGCCCTGCAGAGCCTTAAGAAGGAAAGGCGCCGTTATCCACGTAAACCGGTATCTTTTCCAACATTTGTATACAAGAGCGGCTCTGAGGAACAGGCATTGCAACCGGGGACCATTGTCGATATATCCCTCGGCGGGATCCGGATTCTCATACCTTACGAAGCCAAGGTCGATGAAGCGGCCAACATCGGTACCCTCTTTACCTTGCCCAATGAAAAGATACCCCTCAAGATGCATTGCGCTGTCAACAGGGTAATACCCGCGGAAGAAAACATAAAGGAAGTCGGGGCATCGTTTGTAGACTCAGATTTTGCGAGCTACCAGAAACTCCAGAATTACCTCGTCCAGTAA
- a CDS encoding B12-binding domain-containing radical SAM protein, giving the protein MKVLLINPSIYDFAAYGFWSSPLGLLYVGSILRKNGAEMRFIDCMRVVEAKRRADGRAPFVKERVPKPDALKGIRKHFRRYGISRETLAEELLRVDKPDLVLITSIMTYWYPGTKEAVETAREVLPESKIVVGGIYPSLCDEEAKQQLRKADLIVKHNEIERFYRFVEDVLSTELTFRPSTYDLDALPYPCYDLCDDIPFVPLLTSFGCIYRCTYCATPYMHPSIVRRNPSSVVEEIKHWNGYGVKRFIIYDDNFLYEKDRYAKPLLREIAKLPFPVDIYNPNAVNAAHIDEELAGLFLTSGFQELRIGLETTDPDTQRSTGGKVSAKGFERALAALRNAGFDMEKVSVYILAGLPFQKWEAVKGTIDYLFALGVRPYVAEYTPIPHTEMFEKYHRNARYPITQDALYQNNALFPFAWEGFTEKDLHYLKQYAKGKRGPE; this is encoded by the coding sequence ATGAAAGTTCTTCTTATCAACCCTTCCATTTATGATTTTGCCGCCTATGGTTTCTGGTCCAGCCCGCTGGGACTCCTCTACGTGGGAAGCATCCTGCGGAAAAACGGCGCGGAGATGCGTTTTATCGATTGTATGCGGGTCGTCGAAGCAAAGAGAAGGGCTGATGGAAGAGCGCCCTTTGTGAAGGAAAGGGTCCCCAAACCGGACGCCTTGAAGGGTATACGGAAACATTTCAGGAGATATGGTATTTCACGTGAAACATTGGCCGAAGAACTCTTACGCGTTGACAAGCCCGATCTTGTCCTCATTACTTCCATTATGACGTACTGGTATCCAGGCACGAAAGAGGCCGTTGAAACGGCAAGGGAGGTTTTGCCGGAGTCAAAAATAGTTGTCGGCGGCATTTACCCGTCGCTCTGCGATGAAGAGGCAAAACAGCAGTTGCGAAAGGCAGACCTTATCGTGAAACACAATGAGATAGAAAGGTTTTACAGATTTGTTGAAGACGTATTATCAACAGAGCTCACGTTCAGACCCTCCACATATGATCTGGATGCCCTCCCTTATCCCTGCTATGACCTCTGTGACGATATACCGTTCGTGCCGCTTCTCACCTCCTTCGGGTGTATTTACCGGTGCACATACTGCGCAACGCCATATATGCATCCTTCTATCGTGCGAAGAAACCCCTCCTCGGTGGTGGAGGAGATAAAGCACTGGAACGGCTATGGGGTGAAACGGTTCATCATCTACGACGACAATTTCCTCTATGAAAAAGACCGTTATGCGAAACCTCTTTTGAGAGAGATTGCGAAGCTCCCCTTTCCTGTAGATATATACAATCCGAACGCCGTCAATGCGGCGCATATAGATGAAGAACTGGCAGGGCTTTTTCTTACATCAGGTTTTCAGGAACTGAGGATCGGCCTTGAGACAACAGATCCCGATACCCAGAGATCAACTGGTGGCAAGGTCAGCGCGAAAGGTTTTGAAAGGGCCCTGGCTGCCCTCAGGAATGCGGGATTTGATATGGAGAAGGTGAGCGTCTATATTCTGGCAGGACTTCCTTTTCAAAAGTGGGAGGCGGTGAAGGGGACCATTGACTATCTCTTTGCCTTAGGTGTCAGGCCATACGTAGCGGAATATACGCCCATACCGCATACGGAGATGTTTGAGAAATATCACCGCAATGCCCGCTACCCCATCACACAGGACGCCCTCTATCAGAATAACGCGCTCTTCCCCTTTGCATGGGAAGGATTCACCGAAAAGGATCTTCATTATTTAAAACAATACGCCAAAGGGAAAAGAGGGCCTGAATGA
- a CDS encoding rhomboid family intramembrane serine protease, which yields MIPIKDNIPTRTTPIITVGLIIVNILIFLWQKIALHGSAGDAVYRYYGLVPGEFATAVTTRWDLLPYNVLTIFTSMFLHAGFLHLGGNMLYLWIFGNNIEDALGHMRFMLFYLLSGIVAATFQFFYDPASTVPMIGASGAISGILGAYLVLYPHARIKTILLIIIFIKIVELPAILLLTLWFLVQLLYSNMEGVAWYAHIGGFIFGLVTVKLLVRKKRRA from the coding sequence GTGATACCCATAAAGGATAATATTCCGACCCGCACTACCCCAATTATAACAGTGGGCTTAATCATTGTAAATATATTAATTTTTCTGTGGCAGAAGATAGCCCTTCATGGATCGGCCGGTGATGCGGTCTATAGATATTACGGATTGGTCCCCGGGGAATTTGCAACAGCGGTAACAACGAGATGGGACCTCCTTCCTTACAATGTGCTCACCATATTTACCTCCATGTTTCTCCACGCAGGTTTCCTCCATCTCGGCGGGAACATGCTTTACCTCTGGATATTCGGCAATAACATAGAAGACGCTCTGGGCCATATGCGCTTCATGCTTTTCTATCTCCTCTCCGGCATCGTTGCAGCTACCTTTCAGTTTTTCTATGACCCGGCCTCTACCGTCCCCATGATCGGGGCAAGCGGGGCAATATCGGGGATCCTCGGCGCCTATCTGGTGCTTTATCCTCACGCGAGGATCAAGACCATACTGCTCATCATCATCTTTATCAAGATCGTTGAACTCCCTGCCATCCTGCTTTTAACGCTGTGGTTTCTCGTGCAGCTGCTCTATTCGAACATGGAGGGTGTTGCCTGGTATGCCCATATCGGTGGGTTCATCTTCGGGCTCGTGACAGTGAAGCTCCTCGTCAGGAAAAAGCGACGGGCGTAG
- the galT gene encoding galactose-1-phosphate uridylyltransferase → MPELRKDPIIDRWVIISTERGKRPVFFVEEAPPGKAPMCPLCTGNENMTPPEIYAVRQGGSVPNKPGWLLRVVSNKFPALRVEGSLDKEGIGLYDKMNGVGAHEVIIETPNHGETLSSMDIEGIKRVFDAYKARILDLIKDQRLKYIMVFKNHGSVAGASLDHSHSQLIALPIVPRRVVEEIAGGLNYYKFKDRCVFCDIIAQEKEDNVRVVFENDKYIALSPYASRFPFETWILPKKHEPYFASLEKTDEYLSLAETLSTVLKKYDRVLNAPPYNYIIHTAPFGNGQVPHYHWHIEIIPRLTKMAGFEWGTGFYINPTPPEEATEYLKETQI, encoded by the coding sequence ATGCCGGAGCTGAGAAAAGATCCTATTATTGACAGATGGGTTATCATTTCCACGGAAAGGGGTAAAAGGCCTGTCTTCTTCGTTGAAGAGGCGCCGCCTGGCAAGGCCCCCATGTGCCCGCTCTGTACGGGGAACGAAAACATGACCCCCCCTGAGATATACGCAGTAAGACAGGGTGGCTCTGTCCCGAACAAGCCCGGTTGGCTGCTGCGGGTTGTATCGAACAAATTTCCAGCCCTCAGGGTCGAGGGGAGCCTCGACAAGGAAGGTATCGGCCTGTATGATAAAATGAACGGGGTGGGGGCGCACGAGGTTATCATCGAGACCCCCAACCACGGCGAAACGCTGTCGAGCATGGATATCGAAGGCATAAAGCGTGTGTTTGACGCTTACAAGGCAAGGATCCTTGACCTTATAAAGGACCAGCGACTCAAATATATTATGGTCTTCAAAAATCATGGCTCTGTGGCAGGGGCATCACTGGACCATTCTCATTCGCAACTCATAGCCCTTCCAATCGTTCCGCGCAGGGTTGTCGAGGAGATTGCCGGGGGTCTTAACTACTATAAGTTTAAAGACAGGTGCGTCTTCTGCGACATTATTGCCCAGGAAAAAGAGGATAATGTCCGTGTCGTTTTTGAAAACGACAAATATATTGCTCTGTCACCCTATGCCTCCCGCTTTCCTTTTGAAACCTGGATCCTGCCAAAAAAACATGAGCCCTACTTTGCATCCCTCGAGAAGACCGACGAATATCTCTCCCTCGCCGAGACACTTTCCACGGTTCTCAAGAAATACGACAGGGTGCTCAATGCGCCGCCATATAACTATATTATTCACACGGCACCCTTCGGAAACGGACAGGTACCCCATTACCACTGGCATATCGAAATAATACCAAGACTGACCAAGATGGCCGGCTTCGAGTGGGGAACCGGGTTTTACATTAACCCGACACCACCCGAAGAGGCTACGGAGTACTTAAAAGAAACACAGATATAG